A genomic segment from Segniliparus rotundus DSM 44985 encodes:
- a CDS encoding DUF6802 family protein, which translates to MADEFFSAFAGLSSAPEGIADGHGGGGHMWAEQGAGMVDLGPPTVSANGDGIMDTCTVATDHDITVYTDADHDGVADYAYRVDHEGHYERWHFAADAESAAQANGDHQGVHGHWEMMDSGQLL; encoded by the coding sequence ATGGCCGATGAATTCTTCTCAGCGTTCGCAGGCTTGTCCTCTGCCCCGGAAGGCATCGCGGACGGGCACGGCGGCGGAGGGCACATGTGGGCGGAGCAAGGCGCGGGCATGGTGGACCTCGGCCCCCCGACGGTCTCCGCCAACGGGGACGGGATAATGGACACATGCACCGTGGCGACAGACCACGACATCACGGTGTACACCGATGCCGATCACGATGGCGTCGCTGACTACGCGTACCGGGTGGACCACGAGGGACACTACGAGCGCTGGCATTTCGCAGCGGACGCGGAGTCTGCCGCGCAGGCCAATGGCGACCACCAGGGCGTGCATGGGCATTGGGAGATGATGGACAGCGGACAGCTGCTCTAA